One genomic region from Nocardia vinacea encodes:
- a CDS encoding molybdopterin-dependent oxidoreductase, translating into MAQLTDDSRTLLRTCPLCEAVCGLEITLDSNDHVTSVRGDRQDPFSKGFICPKGASFGHLDEDPDRLTEPMIRDRATDTWRTASWTEAFELIAARFPAIVAEHGNQSAALYLGNPNAHTVAGALYVPVLIRALGTKNLFSASTADQMPKQVASGLMFGDPLTVPVPDLDRTDYLLMLGANPLESNGSLCTAPDFPGRLKALRKRGGKFVVVDPRETRTAKLADEHLFIRPGSDAYLLFGIVHTLFEQGLTDIRLDVAGLDEVRTAAADFPPEVVSERTGIPAETVIRIAQELAAAPTAAVYARIGTCTAEFGTLTQWLVEVINVLTGNLDSPGGAMFASAAAGGIPRTKPFRTGRWASRVRGLPEAMGELPVATLADEITTPGAGQVRALVTVAGNPVLSAPSGVRLDTAFAQLDFMVSVDRYLNETTRHADVILPPPRSTQSPHYDFALLQFAVRNYARYSRPLVPLGDRPSESEILARLGAALTGQPAGPEALNGVDELIIAGMLHKAGIPERRPELIGSNSTEQRIDLMLRLGPYGEWNAGASDEPAGGSSRDHGGPRERRDQYRTLNLQVLLDNPHGVDLGPLQPRLPGVLRTASKKVELAPQPLLDDVVRMRARLADAAPDVVLIGRRQLRSNNSWMHNIPTLVSGSNTCTLHINPADVARLGLGDTAVVKSAAGTLTVPLEPTEAIMPGVVSLPHGWGHTDSTQTVARAHAGVNANVLTDDSVVDVPSGNAVFNGVPVTLTPA; encoded by the coding sequence ATGGCCCAGCTCACTGATGACTCCCGGACGCTGTTGCGGACCTGCCCACTGTGTGAGGCGGTCTGCGGACTCGAGATCACCCTCGACTCGAACGACCATGTGACCTCGGTTCGCGGGGATCGACAGGATCCGTTCAGCAAGGGGTTCATCTGCCCCAAGGGGGCCAGCTTCGGACACCTCGACGAAGATCCGGACCGGCTGACCGAACCGATGATCCGGGACCGGGCCACCGATACCTGGCGCACCGCATCCTGGACCGAGGCATTCGAGCTCATCGCCGCACGGTTCCCGGCGATCGTGGCCGAGCACGGAAACCAGTCGGCGGCGCTGTATCTCGGCAATCCGAACGCACATACCGTGGCGGGGGCGCTGTATGTGCCGGTGCTGATCCGGGCGCTCGGCACCAAGAATCTGTTTTCGGCGAGTACCGCCGATCAAATGCCCAAGCAGGTGGCGAGCGGATTGATGTTCGGTGATCCGCTCACCGTGCCGGTGCCGGATCTGGATCGCACCGATTATCTGCTGATGCTCGGTGCGAATCCGCTGGAGTCGAACGGATCGCTGTGCACCGCACCGGATTTCCCGGGCCGGTTGAAGGCACTACGCAAGCGCGGCGGGAAATTCGTAGTGGTCGATCCGCGGGAAACGCGGACCGCGAAGCTTGCCGATGAGCATCTGTTCATCCGGCCGGGTAGCGATGCTTATCTGTTGTTCGGGATCGTGCACACGTTGTTCGAACAAGGTTTGACCGATATCCGCCTGGATGTCGCGGGCCTGGACGAAGTGCGCACGGCCGCCGCGGATTTCCCGCCCGAGGTGGTTTCGGAACGGACCGGAATTCCCGCCGAGACGGTTATCCGGATCGCGCAGGAGTTGGCGGCCGCGCCGACCGCGGCAGTATATGCGCGAATCGGCACCTGCACAGCCGAATTCGGCACGCTGACACAGTGGTTGGTCGAGGTGATCAACGTGCTGACCGGCAACCTCGACTCACCCGGCGGCGCCATGTTCGCCAGTGCGGCGGCGGGCGGCATCCCGCGCACCAAGCCGTTCCGCACCGGGCGCTGGGCCAGCCGGGTGCGCGGCCTGCCCGAGGCGATGGGTGAACTGCCGGTGGCGACCCTGGCCGATGAGATCACCACACCGGGCGCGGGGCAGGTGCGCGCGCTGGTGACCGTCGCGGGTAATCCGGTGCTGTCCGCGCCGAGCGGGGTCCGGTTGGATACGGCGTTCGCGCAATTGGACTTCATGGTCAGCGTGGACCGGTATCTGAACGAGACAACCCGGCATGCGGATGTGATCCTGCCGCCGCCGCGGTCTACGCAGTCGCCGCACTACGACTTCGCATTGCTGCAGTTCGCGGTTCGCAATTACGCGCGGTACTCGCGGCCGCTGGTCCCGCTCGGCGATCGACCTTCGGAATCGGAGATCCTGGCCAGGCTCGGGGCTGCACTGACCGGGCAGCCCGCCGGACCGGAGGCGCTGAACGGCGTCGATGAGCTGATCATCGCGGGCATGCTGCACAAGGCGGGCATACCGGAGCGGCGGCCCGAACTCATCGGGTCCAACAGCACCGAGCAGCGCATCGACCTGATGCTGCGGCTCGGACCCTATGGCGAGTGGAATGCCGGCGCGAGCGACGAGCCCGCAGGCGGTAGCTCGCGTGACCACGGAGGGCCCCGGGAGCGCCGAGATCAATACCGCACGCTGAATCTGCAGGTGCTGCTGGACAATCCACACGGTGTCGATCTCGGACCTTTGCAGCCGCGCCTGCCCGGCGTGCTGCGGACGGCATCCAAGAAGGTGGAGTTGGCGCCGCAGCCGCTGCTCGACGATGTCGTGCGGATGCGGGCCCGGCTCGCCGATGCCGCGCCGGATGTGGTGTTGATCGGGCGGCGTCAACTGCGATCCAACAACAGTTGGATGCACAATATCCCGACGCTGGTCAGCGGCTCGAATACCTGCACGCTGCATATCAATCCGGCGGATGTGGCGCGGTTGGGTCTCGGCGATACCGCCGTGGTGAAGTCCGCCGCGGGGACGCTGACGGTACCGCTGGAGCCGACCGAGGCGATCATGCCCGGGGTGGTCAGCTTGCCGCACGGCTGGGGACATACCGACAGCACACAGACGGTGGCCCGGGCGCATGCCGGGGTGAATGCCAATGTGCTGACCGATGATTCGGTGGTGGATGTGCCATCCGGAAATGCGGTCTTCAATGGCGTTCCGGTGACTTTGACGCCCGCCTGA